The following proteins come from a genomic window of Sphaerisporangium rubeum:
- a CDS encoding MFS transporter gives MSATDPPATNVTVTAPPDTDIADAVPAYRDGNVLRWLAAYTASLVGDSVYFVALGWSAQQVAGAAEVGLIMAAGALPRALLMLGGGVVADRFGPRRVVIGSDAVRCVLILGVAAGIALTTPAAWLLVAVALVFGAVDALFVPAVGALPPRITSAGQLARVTGMRTLSMRLSQIAGPPIGGLAMAHGGTAATFTVAGLLFALSLPLLILVRLRPLTDHEETTPTTPTGRQDETAPMTPAGRQDETAPTTRTGRQDEAVPTTTTGRHDETAPATRTGRQDETASTTRTSRQDEAVPTTTTGRHDETAPATRTGRQDETAPATRTGPQHETAPATRRGRWGETAAARRTGWQELLDGLRYIRGHRLILPLVAVGAITELGLTGTLNVGLVLLNGERGWGPSGYGWIVSGFGTGATAGAALLTVARRLPRAGGVLSGTMLVCCTGAAMIGLVPTLPLAVVAATVVGLAAGVHGGVSNTLIQTSADPAYLGRVTSVVMLTVVGLAPLSYPLVGAAIGAWGATPVFVGCGVFAAFGVVITLVSGHVRRAELPR, from the coding sequence GTGAGTGCCACCGATCCGCCGGCCACGAACGTCACCGTCACCGCTCCGCCGGACACGGACATCGCCGACGCCGTTCCCGCCTACCGGGACGGGAACGTGCTGCGGTGGCTCGCCGCTTACACCGCCTCGCTGGTCGGGGACAGTGTCTACTTCGTCGCGCTCGGCTGGTCGGCACAGCAGGTCGCGGGGGCCGCCGAGGTCGGACTGATCATGGCGGCGGGAGCGCTGCCGCGGGCTCTGCTCATGCTCGGGGGTGGAGTGGTCGCGGACAGGTTCGGGCCGCGGCGGGTGGTGATCGGCAGTGACGCGGTGCGGTGTGTGCTGATCTTGGGGGTGGCGGCGGGGATCGCGCTGACCACGCCGGCGGCGTGGCTCCTGGTGGCGGTGGCTCTGGTCTTCGGCGCCGTCGACGCGCTCTTCGTACCCGCCGTCGGTGCGCTGCCGCCGCGCATCACCAGCGCGGGACAGCTGGCGCGGGTCACCGGCATGCGGACGCTGTCGATGCGCCTCAGCCAGATAGCCGGCCCGCCGATCGGCGGCCTGGCCATGGCGCACGGAGGCACCGCGGCGACCTTCACCGTCGCCGGGCTGCTGTTCGCGCTCTCGCTCCCGCTGCTGATTCTCGTACGACTACGTCCGCTCACAGACCATGAGGAGACGACACCCACGACACCGACGGGTCGGCAGGACGAAACGGCACCCATGACACCAGCGGGTCGGCAGGACGAGACAGCACCCACGACACGCACCGGTCGGCAGGACGAAGCCGTACCCACGACAACAACGGGTCGGCACGATGAAACGGCACCCGCGACACGCACCGGTCGGCAGGACGAGACAGCATCCACGACACGCACCAGTCGGCAGGACGAAGCCGTACCCACGACAACAACGGGTCGGCACGATGAAACGGCACCCGCGACACGCACCGGTCGGCAGGACGAGACAGCACCCGCGACACGCACCGGTCCGCAACACGAGACAGCACCCGCGACACGTAGGGGTCGGTGGGGTGAAACGGCAGCCGCGAGGCGGACCGGGTGGCAGGAGTTGCTCGACGGTTTGCGGTACATCCGCGGTCATCGCCTGATCCTGCCGCTGGTCGCCGTCGGTGCCATCACGGAGCTCGGGCTGACCGGCACGCTCAACGTCGGCCTGGTGTTGCTCAACGGGGAGCGTGGCTGGGGGCCCTCGGGGTACGGCTGGATCGTGAGCGGCTTCGGTACCGGTGCGACGGCCGGTGCGGCGCTGCTCACCGTGGCACGCCGGTTGCCGCGCGCCGGTGGGGTGCTGTCCGGCACGATGCTCGTGTGCTGCACCGGAGCGGCTATGATCGGTCTGGTGCCGACGCTGCCGCTGGCCGTGGTCGCCGCGACTGTCGTCGGCCTGGCGGCCGGTGTGCATGGCGGTGTGAGCAACACACTCATCCAGACCTCGGCGGACCCTGCCTATCTGGGCCGCGTCACCTCCGTCGTGATGCTCACCGTGGTCGGGCTCGCACCGCTGAGCTACCCTCTGGTCGGCGCCGCCATCGGAGCGTGGGGTGCGACCCCGGTGTTCGTCGGCTGCGGCGTGTTCGCCGCCTTCGGCGTCGTCATCACCTTGGTCTCCGGCCACGTGCGGCGCGCGGAACTGCCGCGATAG
- a CDS encoding single-stranded DNA-binding protein: MEDTYLTVSGNVITAPRRFSLKDGTTTALFRLAATPRYLDRRTQTWREGETAYYSVWCQRALAENALACLHPGHPVVVHGRLRIRGYEKDGVRHLSADIEATTLGHDLRRGTTVFTRHHSAAPPAASEPSSASAGSGPPDALPAAPDGSIHREPPEDPEETTSLPLAA, encoded by the coding sequence ATGGAAGACACCTACCTCACCGTCAGCGGCAACGTCATCACCGCACCCCGGCGATTCAGCCTGAAGGACGGCACCACCACCGCCTTGTTCCGCCTGGCCGCCACCCCCCGCTATCTCGACCGCCGCACCCAGACCTGGCGCGAGGGCGAGACCGCCTACTACAGCGTCTGGTGTCAGCGAGCCCTCGCCGAGAACGCTCTGGCCTGCCTCCACCCCGGCCACCCTGTGGTGGTCCACGGCCGCCTGCGTATCCGCGGCTACGAGAAGGACGGCGTGCGCCACCTGTCCGCGGACATCGAGGCCACGACCCTCGGCCACGACCTCCGCCGCGGCACGACCGTCTTCACCAGACATCACTCCGCCGCACCACCGGCGGCCTCCGAGCCCTCATCGGCCTCCGCCGGCTCCGGCCCACCTGACGCGCTGCCTGCTGCTCCTGACGGGTCCATTCATCGTGAGCCGCCAGAGGACCCCGAGGAGACCACCTCGCTGCCTCTGGCGGCCTGA